The sequence GTCGTACTACAACATCAAACTCTTACTCGATGTGGGTGCCAATACGGGACAATATGCCAGCCTCATGCGCCGCATCGGATACAAAGAGCGCATCGTGTCGTTCGAACCTCTTAAATCGGCTTTTAACGACTTAAAACAGTTATCTGCGAACGATGAAACGTGGAGCTGCGAGAACTTCGGGCTGGGCAACAAAACCGAAAAGGCCGCGATCCATGTATCGGGCAATTCATACAGTAGCTCATTGTTGGATATTCTCCCTACTCATCTTTCTTATGATGCAGAATCGCAATATATCGGAGAGGAACCCATTGATCTCAAACGATTGGATGATATTTTTGCACGTTATTACCATCCTGACGATAAGGTTATGCTAAAAATTGACACTCAGGGATTTGAAAAAAATGTATTGGATGGGGCTATAGAATCGCTAAAAAAGATAACTTTGTTGCAACTGGAAATGTCAATAGAA comes from Paludibacter jiangxiensis and encodes:
- a CDS encoding FkbM family methyltransferase, with the protein product MKAFINRLLAHFNYQIKRIVPADQEQYFLNHLSEELKARQQMVSYYNIKLLLDVGANTGQYASLMRRIGYKERIVSFEPLKSAFNDLKQLSANDETWSCENFGLGNKTEKAAIHVSGNSYSSSLLDILPTHLSYDAESQYIGEEPIDLKRLDDIFARYYHPDDKVMLKIDTQGFEKNVLDGAIESLKKITLLQLEMSIEPLYKDEVLFTEMVNYLQSTGFELFALENGIRNPESGKLLQVDGIFVNKNIAIQ